The sequence AGTTTTACACTCATTTATCGCTACAACTCCACTTTATTCATTTACTTCTCTTCATTCAGTTGTGCAATTTTTTTCTGATCAGTTTTTAAGATCAGTACTTTATCTTCAGGTACAGCTAACGAATGTTCATGGTATAAAAATTAGGACTGTTACATTGTAATTTATAGAAATCAAAGTAAATATTAGTTCTTTTATTAACGTGTCTATGCAAggtttgtaattttattaacatctgcatttttttttttaaatttatcattcATTACAACTTTATCCAAAGTTACATTATTATCTACTatgttgtaaataattaattaaattcagaattcatgctatatatatatagttatttTTCATACAGTTGAAATTATGTATATACTTTTTCTTTACTTATAGTATTTGATTACTGTTATTATTCATTGTAAAAAACATTGTAAAACAAATGTATACATCTATTGTCATTTATGAAATGTAATATCTACGCAAATATATTTATAGAAGGTGTATTGAATATTGTATTTGATTaggttaattaatttgtattttatatatttaatattcttaCTTATGTTTAGATTATCTTATGTCCAGTGtagttgttattattatatatttctttaattatatgtGTTACATTATGCATTTgtatatttgtacatttaaactTCTCAAACATgtcttatttaataatttatcaataataCAACTTGGCAATAGcattttggtaattatttatttgcatAGTGGATAATGTATTACTAAGCTATTAGGTTTTTTATAGGTCATGCCAAATACAGAACATTTAAGATTTCACAATGCGAACCATATACTAATTATAAGTTTGATGCAATATTAAAGTATGTACTGTATATAATTAACCTGTAAGTTGttcttgaaatatattttttagctctaatttaataattaagaagaaagCATTTAATATCGTTTTCCATCATAAACACTTTTTAATATTCTCcagtttatattttattattagtacttttttttttcaaattcatgtATCAATGCAAtgagaattaaaatatattattttttaagataAATTTACGATACACGAAAgtattttaatatcttgataatttttatataaaatttaaacactTTATTTACATTGCTGTATTAATACGTTCTCTGTGGAAATATACATATGAAAAAAGTGGAAGCtagttttctaaataaaaagaaattcttaggtattaaaaagaaaattgatttttttaaacatacaTTTCATATTCTTAATAAAGCATACTTGATTCGTACCATAACAAAATGCGAGTAAATATTTGGCTATGGTTCTAAGAGAAAAATGAAGAGTTGATTTCGTCTTGATCCTCTGCTTCCAGGGTCAAATTTATCAACTTGCTTTCTTGTGATAGCGAGGTGAACATTCGATGGAAATATAAAGACTAATTAATGATCAAGTCATTGCTACAAATGAAAAACTTGGTGAGTCACCAATGAACAccgcagcgaacgtgttaaaaaagattatatatttataaaaataaatataaactgaAGTTCAGAATcaagtttttaatattatatatcattagctatattttattgaataggtttgagtatatatatatatattctacaGTTTTCGCAAAGCATCATTTCTAAGTCATTTACctcttaatatttataaaattttcaatattctaatgatatactgattaattgTTTACAGCTGAAAATGTGAATCTTGAAGATTTAATCTTGGCATACAAAGAATCCTGTATAAAACATAATGCAGAGTCTCTGGAAACTGTTATAAGTCAGCTAGaggtaaaaatatatttgtttcagTATTTTTTGTCTAATATCGAATTAGACAAAGCAGCgttgaatttatatattaataaaaaactcATAAAACCATAACAATTTTCTACACAGACTTTAGATATATCTAAAGCACGAAATGAAGAGCTAAATTTAAAAGGGcagaaattgaatattaatcatGCAGAAACgttagaagaaatttttaaaagagtTCAGTTTAATAAAGTTGATTTAGAAGCCACATTTTTGAATGACGAGGTATAttcttcaatttataattttctcatAAAATTACTTGAATGTTGTTCAATGTTATTTATCACTTTTTCTTATTGTAGACtgctgtgatattatttgatacgATAGAATATTATGAATCTGCAAAACACTTAAATATTTCATctaatcaaaacattggaattCATGGTTGGCAAGCATGTGCAAATATGATAAGAAAGGTATACGTAACATATGTTTTGTTAACAAAGAGGCACCTGTTAGTTTTAAATATAATctgtaaattatttcattaattatacattGGGTAACTAATGGGAATATCaaaagtaaaaatgatattaaatgtgtgtTTGCAGTTTATTTGTTCATTATTCGGTACATAATTAATGCAACTGTTATTTGTCTAGACCCAATGTTTAGAACATCTTGAAGCTAAGGATATAACACTTAATGAACAATACATGAATATCTTGAGTCGTGCATTACCATTAGTCTGCCATCTACATGTgcttaaattagaaaattgtggGCTTTCAGGGAGATGTATCATCACACTAGGTATTTATCATGTGATACATTTTGTTAgctttatttttcactttagAATAATTATCTGATATGTAGTTATGAACGATTCATCTCTATGTATAAACATTAaggtaatgaaaattattaaatatattttatatacgtAAAATATATACGAATAGGTATGAAACAAATAGACCGTTTTAATAATTTACGCTTTTTATAtgatacttttaaatatatacaatttatgttaaaGATTTATTAAAACTATTGCATACCGCACTCCCCATTAGAGGGACATCTGTAGCATCTACACCCAAGTACTTTCTTGCAAGTCCTCACCTAACTATCTACCCGTACCAAGATGGGTCTGTCCGTTTCTTGCGAACCATGATGTTTTGCACCGGACAAACTCAAAATAATGGAGACAAAATTAGATGAAGGCTTCAAGGAAGTAAATATAGATGTTGCAGATGTCCCTCTCTACGGGTCTGTATGATTTAATTCCTATTGCGGACTTTGTATCAGTTTTATAATatgattttatttagaaaattttaaaaaggtgGTTTTTTAAACTGTCGATAACTAAAGTTGTAAATACTATTTtgatgtataaaaaataaagtacTTGTAATCATTTCCaatgaataaagaaaatttttaacaaagtaATGGTATGTTTCTTCTAATAGTTTCAGCATTAAAAATGAACACTGGAATAAGAGAACTTTATTTAGCTgacaataatttaaatttatatgatGCAATACAGCTTGGTTCTCTTCTTAGGTTAAATAATCATATACAACTACTTGATGTTAGGTATGtacaaataaaaagtaatattgaagtgaaaaaacaattaaaaattaataaaaaaatctttATCATCTTCAACGAATgtttaataacattttacataatttattctgcattattatatctttcttctagtaacaacatcatccaaGATGATGGTGTACGTGATATGTTAGAGGGTCTCATCAACCAAATAAATGAAGATAAGAGTGGTAAAGGTTTAAATATATTGGTATTATGGAATAACCAACTTACAAAAAAATCATCTCCTTACTTCGCACGTATTATAGTATGTAATTTTCtatattgttataataattcattttcttttatatgtatatattgtaaTTATGTAACATTAATGCTATTtgtgtatgtgtatgtgtgtacaGGCATTGTCTAAAACATTAGAAACATTGAACATTGGAAAAAATATGTTGACCGatgaattattatttgttataaaaGACGCATTGAAAAAAAACCGTATCTTATTACAATTGGGAATACAGGCAACCGATCTTACATGCGATGGAATTGTCACATTATCCgagataattgaaataaatcagaTTCTACAAGTAAATATGAAGgatgtttaaaattattatgaaggtgttacaaattaatttctattaaatatttgtcttttttattattttagaggATAGATTTACGAAAcaataatattcaattaactGGGATGCAGGCTCTTTGTTCTGCTATGCAAAACAATAAAAGTATTACTAAAATTGATTTGGACGATGAACCTAATACGAAAATAGTAAGTAAATAAGTTCATTATATCTATATATTaggtgtagaaattaattcggtgcctttgcttttttaaattaatgtctTATTTTTAAGAacttatagtaataacaattattgaatttatcgttatcgatatcatattttcgcgccatttttcaaattcgcaAAAGCGCGGGAAgatattcgaatttaaaatagtaactaagaaagtgtaatattaaaggtaccgaattaatttgtacacctaataaatacatattaaaagATTAAGTCACatattattaacttttttttctttatgttaATAATAGGTTGATCTAACCCAGACCTTGCATCAGTACATGCAGTTAGTAGCTGAAATTCGAAGCTGTTGTACAAACAACGAGCAAATGCATACTTTAGAAGAAAATTCCGAAGGTTTTCAAAGTTCATTTCATAGCAGATTCTGTAGTAAAATCTCCCGTAAAATTTCGCTTACTTGTCAAACACTGCCATGTTCTTTATCATCCAAGATTTCGATACAAAAAGACGAATCTGGACGGTCACTGCTCGAACCAAAACGTATTAATGGAGGTCGTCTTCGTTCACCGATTCCTAGTCCATCTTCTTCACCCGTAGTTAGCCCAATACCGAGTCCTTCGCGAAGCCGATTTGTGGTGTCTCGGGTACCAGAAACTTCACGTTCAGCAGATCCCTCAGTATCTTCGTCACCAGTTCTTTCATCCCTTGGATCATCACCTACCTATGTTACTTCTTCTGCAAGTGGGCCATCTAGATTTCGTGTTTCAGTTGTTGAATCAGCAAATGTATCTTTACCTAAACCTGTTGTTACTTCAACAACAACTGATCATACGATtgatataaatttcaaaattaccacAGACGAATCAATCGATTCGGATGACCTTGATAATGTATTTATATCTGAATCAAAAACGAGTAACGATCAAAATGCCAAAAGCTTACGAGATACATCCAACAACGATGTATCTTATTTAGATTCGCAATTAGTCAATGAAACTGGTACATCATTGATACCAGAACGTTCTAACGTAGACGAATTAAATGCAGACGAATGTTTTGTTACGGCAACTATTAAAACTAAATCGAACGACAAAATATGCTCTattaccatagaagataaagaatATTGTGATGTACAGAATAATCAAAATACTGTTACAACTCAATTGGAAACTATTATACCGACAGAAAATATAGagaatgtagaaaattatgatGATGAAGATACGAGAAATGCAACAATGTcatgtgtaaatataaataaaaatgatacaaattCTAACTGTACTATAGTAGATGATCAATCGGTAACTATTGATAAAGATAATGTGACAGAAAAGTTAGCGAATACTTCTTTCGACGAGAGTATGCAATTACATTCACAAACAAAACATGATCCGTACATGCAAAAGAGTAGTTCTAATTTAGGAAAGCTGCTCGCACTGTTTCAACATCCTAGTTGCTTTTTTTCCGATTCAACTCCTATTAATCAGCTGAAATCTAAAAATACTTTACAAGGTAGTATAAACAGTATGATGACGCTTGGAGACAAATTTCATTACTACATAAAGGACAAgaaagataaaatttataatcgtGAAACAGAGGCGTCTTTGATGTCGcttaaaaataaatcaacaaGATTTTTCAATCTATCACAAATGCCAAGTTTGCAAAGCATAACAAGCATGGTTCCATCGTTTAAGTTTGAAGGTAATTTACATGATTCTAGACAGAGTAACGAGTCTTACTCGAAGGAAGTAGATTTTTTACTGAAAAAAGATTACGACAGTAATTTAACTGATACAAAAGAAGAATGTAATAATGAGAGCGAAAAGTTAAACGTACATTTGAAAGAACAAGAGATTAGCGTTCCAGATCTAGATAATCAATTAATACCAGAAGACATACGATCAAAGTATCCTGTTGGGATCgctgataaaaatataatattaactgCAAATTGCATAGTTTCGAATGTAATTGATACCTGTCATAAAATTGTGAATAGTAGATCATTGAAGCATGTCTCAGATAAGAAAATGATTGTACCTGTACCTAAATCAATAGGTATACCTGAATATTCTGCTTTGAAAGCAGTTAAAAGTGATGTAAAGAAAGATACTATAATGGAAACATTAGAGAAAGTAGATTCCATATTGATAGATGAAGCGAGTAATGAAACTTTAACAAACAGTATTAATTTTACTAGTGATAGCAATTCCTTATCTTGTAGCATAATGTACGGTGTAAGCAAAGATACGCATACTGTAAATAAATCAGACAGAATGCACAGTttagtaatattaaatttagatgAGAAAGATAATGTTGAAAATAACTCTActtttaatgtaaataatacGGATGATAATCAGGCATACTTTGTATGCGATGAAAAACATGGATATAGTTCAAACACGTTGAAAGGAAGCGTAGAAAGAAATTCCTctaataattgtttaaataacGAAGTTGTCGAAATGCATAGTTTTGATAGTAATAaggataaaaatgtttttacagATGTTCATAATATGCCAAGCAATGAAGTAGAAAGAATAGATGTATCTCGTGTAAATAATAGTACGCATTGGAAAGATGCAATTGTTGTAAATAGTACATCTGAAAGAAAGATATCAAATATAAATTGTACTTGTAAAGATACTAATTTCGattttaataatgataataacagACAGTTATGTACTTTGATACTTTATAAAGATATAAGAGCACCAGTAACCGAGAGAATGATACAAATGTTTATTACAAAGAAAACagatgttaataattttattatggaAAGTACTAGTACAGTTAGAAAAGGAAACATTGTTATGCCTATACCAAAAACGTACACTTATGTGACAAACATTAATAGATCTGTTCTTAGAGATCTGATACGACACATAACAGATATCTCAATAAATGGGAATTTGGATAAAGAAAATATTCCTTCCAACGATTGGCCAGACAATGCTATCAAAGTAAAGACTTCATTTTATAATCAAGCTCAAATATCTTACGCATCTATGAATGTTATGTCTGAAACTTCAGAGGATcttcataaaaataatgaatttattaaCGTTGAAAACGATATTTCTGTAAATGGTAACGTTGAACAAAGTATGCATTTTCACAAGCGACAATTCCAAGAATGTGAAGATTCGAAAATTGATTCTGAATGTTCTTCTACGTGTGTAAAAGTAGATTCTAATGTCCATTCGAAGAGAGATGTGCCTTGGTTAGAAAAAAATGATACGCAGAATAATTCCTCAGAAAATATTCGTTTGCTCGGTAATTTTGAATCAGCTACTACTCAACATTTAAAATGTACAAATTCAGATGACACAAATGAGACAGctcataaatattttaatgcaATCAAATGTGCAGTTGCCACAACTATGTGTTCAACGAGTACAGTGAACACAGCGAGCAATAAgacaattaaaattatttctgatCAGAGTAATAAAATTGCTGAGTCTTCGTCAGTAATTCATGCAACAAGGTgagtaaaatatattaaaggaacatatgtacattgcattaaaaatattttactatacAGAGTAATTGTGCAAAacaattgttttattatttatcttttatttgatCTTAGTAAGACCCCGGTgggaattaattttgttttcatacataataataataataataaaagcttTCTACGCTATGgcacaaattaattttgttaaagaaATTCAAATCAGTATATGTTGTGGCATTTAGCATTAATTTACAGCTTAGAGTGAACAAAACAATTCAGTGCAAACCATTTCTTACTGCTATATTCTCCACCTCATTACATTTCATATGGTAaactaaaaattgttaatattcagagtgtaaatttataaaatatattgttttgtaaaaaaaaagaaaagaaaatagaacaaTAGGCATTTACTAAGAaacgaaaatataattatttattataataaagtttGTGTAAATAATGTTACATTGAacttcatattttatttgaaaagcaATGCTTTTTCTCTATCTGCTGATTTCAACATTATCTTATGCCTCGCTTGCACTTACAATAATAACTTCTGTTTAActaataaaatcatattaaTTATCCTCCAAGATATACCTTAAATATTCAtctcatttttgtttatttccttTTCTACATTGTCCATATAATGCTGAATTTATTTACCAATTAACTTggaaaaacaatatattttctaggtgttagaaaattagaatgaaattctgtttagaaattttataccATCTGTAAATTTGTAGTAAATGTTTATTCCATATTATGTAATACAGTAAAGTAAATCAGTATTATTGCAATTTACTTATAATATTTGCTACACTTCATAATGCTTATACTAGaatcatattaattaattattaccaTTAATACTTTGGGCagcttaataatttaaaaaaaaatatatcagactttagtatttcttttttattatatt comes from Osmia lignaria lignaria isolate PbOS001 chromosome 8, iyOsmLign1, whole genome shotgun sequence and encodes:
- the LOC117608843 gene encoding uncharacterized protein LOC117608843 isoform X2, encoding MQAENVNLEDLILAYKESCIKHNAESLETVISQLETLDISKARNEELNLKGQKLNINHAETLEEIFKRVQFNKVDLEATFLNDETAVILFDTIEYYESAKHLNISSNQNIGIHGWQACANMIRKTQCLEHLEAKDITLNEQYMNILSRALPLVCHLHVLKLENCGLSGRCIITLVSALKMNTGIRELYLADNNLNLYDAIQLGSLLRLNNHIQLLDVSNNIIQDDGVRDMLEGLINQINEDKSGKGLNILVLWNNQLTKKSSPYFARIIALSKTLETLNIGKNMLTDELLFVIKDALKKNRILLQLGIQATDLTCDGIVTLSEIIEINQILQRIDLRNNNIQLTGMQALCSAMQNNKSITKIDLDDEPNTKIVDLTQTLHQYMQLVAEIRSCCTNNEQMHTLEENSEGFQSSFHSRFCSKISRKISLTCQTLPCSLSSKISIQKDESGRSLLEPKRINGGRLRSPIPSPSSSPVVSPIPSPSRSRFVVSRVPETSRSADPSVSSSPVLSSLGSSPTYVTSSASGPSRFRVSVVESANVSLPKPVVTSTTTDHTIDINFKITTDESIDSDDLDNVFISESKTSNDQNAKSLRDTSNNDVSYLDSQLVNETGTSLIPERSNVDELNADECFVTATIKTKSNDKICSITIEDKEYCDVQNNQNTVTTQLETIIPTENIENVENYDDEDTRNATMSCVNINKNDTNSNCTIVDDQSVTIDKDNVTEKLANTSFDESMQLHSQTKHDPYMQKSSSNLGKLLALFQHPSCFFSDSTPINQLKSKNTLQGSINSMMTLGDKFHYYIKDKKDKIYNRETEASLMSLKNKSTRFFNLSQMPSLQSITSMVPSFKFEGNLHDSRQSNESYSKEVDFLLKKDYDSNLTDTKEECNNESEKLNVHLKEQEISVPDLDNQLIPEDIRSKYPVGIADKNIILTANCIVSNVIDTCHKIVNSRSLKHVSDKKMIVPVPKSIGIPEYSALKAVKSDVKKDTIMETLEKVDSILIDEASNETLTNSINFTSDSNSLSCSIMYGVSKDTHTVNKSDRMHSLVILNLDEKDNVENNSTFNVNNTDDNQAYFVCDEKHGYSSNTLKGSVERNSSNNCLNNEVVEMHSFDSNKDKNVFTDVHNMPSNEVERIDVSRVNNSTHWKDAIVVNSTSERKISNINCTCKDTNFDFNNDNNRQLCTLILYKDIRAPVTERMIQMFITKKTDVNNFIMESTSTVRKGNIVMPIPKTYTYVTNINRSVLRDLIRHITDISINGNLDKENIPSNDWPDNAIKVKTSFYNQAQISYASMNVMSETSEDLHKNNEFINVENDISVNGNVEQSMHFHKRQFQECEDSKIDSECSSTCVKVDSNVHSKRDVPWLEKNDTQNNSSENIRLLGNFESATTQHLKCTNSDDTNETAHKYFNAIKCAVATTMCSTSTVNTASNKTIKIISDQSNKIAESSSVIHATSTK
- the LOC117608843 gene encoding uncharacterized protein LOC117608843 isoform X1 is translated as MSGEADSAGQICENSLTTLKNEVDPEKLPPRTISHTTRRPRFGIGNVPLSPYILIDGKKLRSSLALSKRKLPRRVSFPTNDNLLVTGYLEPANPWKLAENVNLEDLILAYKESCIKHNAESLETVISQLETLDISKARNEELNLKGQKLNINHAETLEEIFKRVQFNKVDLEATFLNDETAVILFDTIEYYESAKHLNISSNQNIGIHGWQACANMIRKTQCLEHLEAKDITLNEQYMNILSRALPLVCHLHVLKLENCGLSGRCIITLVSALKMNTGIRELYLADNNLNLYDAIQLGSLLRLNNHIQLLDVSNNIIQDDGVRDMLEGLINQINEDKSGKGLNILVLWNNQLTKKSSPYFARIIALSKTLETLNIGKNMLTDELLFVIKDALKKNRILLQLGIQATDLTCDGIVTLSEIIEINQILQRIDLRNNNIQLTGMQALCSAMQNNKSITKIDLDDEPNTKIVDLTQTLHQYMQLVAEIRSCCTNNEQMHTLEENSEGFQSSFHSRFCSKISRKISLTCQTLPCSLSSKISIQKDESGRSLLEPKRINGGRLRSPIPSPSSSPVVSPIPSPSRSRFVVSRVPETSRSADPSVSSSPVLSSLGSSPTYVTSSASGPSRFRVSVVESANVSLPKPVVTSTTTDHTIDINFKITTDESIDSDDLDNVFISESKTSNDQNAKSLRDTSNNDVSYLDSQLVNETGTSLIPERSNVDELNADECFVTATIKTKSNDKICSITIEDKEYCDVQNNQNTVTTQLETIIPTENIENVENYDDEDTRNATMSCVNINKNDTNSNCTIVDDQSVTIDKDNVTEKLANTSFDESMQLHSQTKHDPYMQKSSSNLGKLLALFQHPSCFFSDSTPINQLKSKNTLQGSINSMMTLGDKFHYYIKDKKDKIYNRETEASLMSLKNKSTRFFNLSQMPSLQSITSMVPSFKFEGNLHDSRQSNESYSKEVDFLLKKDYDSNLTDTKEECNNESEKLNVHLKEQEISVPDLDNQLIPEDIRSKYPVGIADKNIILTANCIVSNVIDTCHKIVNSRSLKHVSDKKMIVPVPKSIGIPEYSALKAVKSDVKKDTIMETLEKVDSILIDEASNETLTNSINFTSDSNSLSCSIMYGVSKDTHTVNKSDRMHSLVILNLDEKDNVENNSTFNVNNTDDNQAYFVCDEKHGYSSNTLKGSVERNSSNNCLNNEVVEMHSFDSNKDKNVFTDVHNMPSNEVERIDVSRVNNSTHWKDAIVVNSTSERKISNINCTCKDTNFDFNNDNNRQLCTLILYKDIRAPVTERMIQMFITKKTDVNNFIMESTSTVRKGNIVMPIPKTYTYVTNINRSVLRDLIRHITDISINGNLDKENIPSNDWPDNAIKVKTSFYNQAQISYASMNVMSETSEDLHKNNEFINVENDISVNGNVEQSMHFHKRQFQECEDSKIDSECSSTCVKVDSNVHSKRDVPWLEKNDTQNNSSENIRLLGNFESATTQHLKCTNSDDTNETAHKYFNAIKCAVATTMCSTSTVNTASNKTIKIISDQSNKIAESSSVIHATSTK